The Medicago truncatula cultivar Jemalong A17 chromosome 7, MtrunA17r5.0-ANR, whole genome shotgun sequence genome includes the window CTCAATCTACAATCATATGGGTTGCAAACAGAAACAAACTACTGAATGATTCTAATGGGATTGTCACAATATCTGAACATGGAAATCTTGTGGTATTAAATGGACAGAAACAAGTTGTTTGGTCATCAAATGTTTCCAACATAACAACAAATACAAGTTCTCACTTTTCGGGTTTCGGTAACCTTGTGCTTCTGGAGAACACAACCGGAAACATTTTATGGCAGAGTATTCAGCAGCCTTCAGATACATTCCTTCCAAACATGAAAGTTTCAATCAACAAAAGAACGGGTAAGAGTTTAAAACTCACATCATGGAAAAGCCCTTCTGACCCCTCTGTTGGCAACTTCTCTTGTAATAGCGTTGAACgccaaaatatatttgaagtgTTTATTTGGAATGAAACTCGACCATGTTGGCGCAGTGGTCCTTGGAACCGTGGGGTCTTTACAGGGATACAAACAATGAAAGCTGCATATCTTAATAGTTTTCAAGGTGAAGATGATGGAGAAGgaaatattgttatattttatacgTTAGcaaatgatagggaaataacGATCTATCACCTGAATTCACAAGGAATATTCGAAGAAATATGGTGGGATGATAAGAATAAAGAAATGAAAGTGACATGGAAAAGCCAAAACACAGAATGTGATGTTTATGGTCTCTGTGGAGAATTTACAAGCTGTAATTCATTGAGCTCACCGGTATGCAGTtgtttgaaaggatttgaaccCAGAAATACTCGTGAATGGAGTAGAAACAACTGGACTGGCGGGTGTGTTAGGCGGAGACCTTTGCAGTGTGAAAGGATCAGCAATAAAACTACAGGGTTTTTCAAACTACAGATGGTTAAAGTTCCAGATTTTGCTGAAGGTTTAGCAGTTGCACCTGACAAATGCAAAATCTTATGTTTGGAGAATTGCTCTTGTGTTGCGTATTCTCATCATGATGTGATTGGCTGTATGTCTTGGACCCGAAATCTACTTGACATACAACAATTCCAAAGTGGAGGACTTGACCTATATATTCGTCTATCCTATGTAGAACCGAATTTGTACAAGACAATCTTCATCGCAAGTACAGTGATAATTGCAACTCTTATTATCGTCATTTGTGCATATATCACGTGGAGAAGGTCATCAAACCACCCAGGTAACTTACTATTTTCGTATATTCAACTTAGGTCATAAAATTTACCTTATATTGATGAGGAACTAAGCTCAAGTTATGCTTTTCACTGCAGCTAATTCTAGTGACAACATAATTGGAGAAATGTCCCAAGATAAACTACAAGagttattaaaatttgattttcaaaaagttgCAACTGCCACAAACAACTTTGACTTGTCAAATAAACTTGGTCAGGGTGGTTTTGGTCCCGTATACAAGGTACCTTACATGTAACaaagttataatattttaaaaccattgtGGATAGTTGTTTTCACATAATATTTTCTTCTAGGGGAAACTGCAAGATGGTCGAGAAATAGCAGTTAAAAGGCTTTCTAGAGCATCTGGACAAGGGTTGGATGAATTCATGAACGAAATAGTGGTGATTTGTAAGCTTCAACACCGTAATCTTGTAAGACTTATTGGCTGTTGTGTTGAAGGTGATGAAAAGATGTTGATGTATGAGTATATGCCAAACAAAAGTTTGGATGCATTCATCtttggttagtttttttaatccCCCTTTAGCATTTTCATATATAAAATTCCCTACTTAATTTCATTCTTctctttattttagtttttctgGAAGCACGCTAATAGAGTAATTTTGACGACTttcctttatattttgttaatctATTCTAAATAATATAATGCTACCCTTATTTTTTAGATCCATCAAAAAACAAACTCCTGGATTGGAGGACACGGCATAACATTATAGAAGGAATTGCTCGAGGGTTGCTATATCTTCACAGAGATTCTAGGCTAAGAATTATTCATAGAGATTTGAAGGCAAGTAATGTTCTGTTAGATGAGGAGTTGAATCCAAAAATATCAGACTTTGGTATGGCTAGAATCTTTGGAGGAGGTGAAGATCAGGCCAATACTAGAAGGATTGTCGGAACTTAGTAAGATTGCCTTTATATCTAATATATTAGTAGTAATAATTGTAAAGTATTATTTAGCAActtgattaattttttacattttatagtGGTTACATGTCTCCCGAATATGCAATGCAAGGATTATTTTCAGAGAAGTCAGATGTTTTTAGCTTTGGTGTATTGCTACTAGAGATTGTTATCGGGAGAAGAAACTCAAGTTTTTATGATGATGAGCATAATCTTAGTCTTTTAGGATTTGTAAGCCTCAACAAACCATTTTTAGCTCAATTATTgactgtttttcttcttttgttacACACCATTCAAATGTCTgattatttctttccttttttcttttatctcatttaGGTATGGACACAATGGAGTGAAGACAATATTTTGTCTCTAATAGATCAAGAAATATATGATCATAGTCATCATAATTATATTTCAAGGTGCATACATATTGGACTATTGTGTGCACAAGAACTTGCCAAAGATAGGCCCGCTATGGCTGCAGTAATTTCTATGCTTAACAGTGAAACTGCATCACTTCCTCCTCCTAGTAAACCTGCATTCATCCTGAGGGAGAGTATGTTAAATTCAAAGTTGCCCGAAGAATGTCAAAATGGCTGCTCCATCAATAATGTCAGTATTACAGACATCAGTGGCAGATAGCACACAAAGAGGTCATCATAATCTGGTTCAGCATTTGATGTCTAAAGCTtcctccaaaaataaaaaaattactctaGAGTATATAAAGGGAATAAAAAATTTAGCACAACAACACGTCGACTCTTAGCAGATTCTTTGGGGTCAGCCCTTCAAGCTAGTGGTTTGATATCTATCCTAGCTCATCTTCGATTCCAACACCCTCAGCGCAGACACCTCCAATGCAACATTGATGCCGCTTTTTCAGGTCAGTTGAACAGTACATGCAGTGGCATGTGCTTACGCGACGAAGACCGTGCTTTTGTTTTGGCCAGAATTATGTGCTTTACTCGTTTGTGTTCTGTGGACGACGATGAAGCATTAGGATTATTCCATGCTTTAGATTGACTTAGTGTTATGGAGTTTGATTGCGTCAACTTCGTGCTCGACTCCAAAATAACTACGTATTGTTTGGCAATATTATCTTACTTTGCTTCAAGGAATATTTTTGCTTTTCACTTCACAAACTCTCGGGTGGAGTTTAATAGGAGATAAGCGAATACGGTTTTGCTTACGCCCTTGCAGAGCAACCACATTATCAGCTACTCCCAcgacttattttaaaataccctCGTGTATTGATACTCTTACTATTTATGAAATGGTATAAgcatctttcttaaaaaaaccatataacattcttataagaaaatttgtttaaaggtaTAAATGGAATACATGGGTTTAGTGACTTTATCACTTCTAGTTATACTCTTAATTCTTAAACaaatttgcataaaaaaatgcTATATTTTgctgtcattaaaaaaaaaaaaagaatttatatgatatttaatatattgttggtgtcattaaaaaaagataagaatttattatACTTgcaatgttgttgttgtcattgtaaaatataagtataatgtgtacaatatgaaagtgcaaaatatctatacttatacttttaatcaaaatgaaaacaattttcatcaaaattcCATAAAAAATACGGTTTGTAATTTACACGCATTAACGAAATAAAAAGAGCTGACAGACTAGCACAGAGTGTCCGTCTTAACGTtgactttatatatttttaggattaaatatattttccattggtataaatattcaaactttttgttttaatttttattgaaaatttcttattcttttagtcctacaaaatttatttgtaaactcttcaaatttttcaatgattttttgcataaatattCTAAATGAGTGAATAGGCTATTTCGTCATCTAATTTGTACGCATTGGTCATTTTCATTTGAAATAGTCAATACGTCCTTGAATTAGCCATCTTCTCatcctaaaaataatttttttacttttattgttTAGTGATTCTCttttaattagatatatatatattttttttgacaagaattgGATATATTTCTTagtgattatgttttaattctaTAAGATTGTTTCTTTACATTTTAAGAAGTTTCATTTTGATCAATAAGATATCTGATTCAATAAATCAATTTCTGATATTAACCTAAGCTTATTATTTGATCAAGGATTATGCTGAAATTGATTCGATATTTCTGgaagaatttgaagaagaatTAGGAGATACTTGGAATTTCCTTGATCATTCAGGAAATTCTCACAATGTAACATTATCATCTCAACACTTGAGCATGGATGGGAACCTTTCTGCactgaaaataaatttgtatccgGTGATAAAATATGATTCAAGCTCTTTGATGGACCTTTCAGCCACTACGTTCATGTTTTCAAAGTAGATGGTTAGGTCTTCATGTTGCTAATGATTATGTTTTGTAAAAACTGGAACCTCTGCAGCATGCTTCGTTGTTTTTCGAATCTATgaacaatatttctattttgcTTCTGATCTTGTATTTGTCTGCTCAAGTCTAAACTATGCTTTTATTACTctatactaaaatatatttattctcTCCTTTTTAGTTTATAAATGTGAATTTGACGGTTTATCGTTTTAGTAGCGATTCAAGTTCAAAtactaataaattttaataataaacaatttttttaaatacaactCATTTAAACATGTAACAAAGAATTTAAACTTTAATCAATTAAAGTTACaatgttggtgtcattaaaaaaagataagaatttattttaGTTGCAATGTTGTTGCTGTCATTGtaaaatataagtataatttgtacaatatgaaagtgcaatatatctatacctataattttaatcaaaatcaaaataattttaatcaaaattccGGAAAAAGTAAGGTTTGTAATTTATACGCATTAACGAAATAAAAAGAGCAGACATACTAGCTAAAAGTGTGTCTACAGGATTTGGTAGTAAATTGGTTCATCAGGTCATGAATTCTGCGGTGCTTCATATTATCTGGATCATTTGGATTGAGAGAAACCATAGGTGTTTTGCTGATTTACAGCGGTCTATGGTCTCTTTGTTCAATGTTGTTTTGGCTGAGGTTCGTCTTAGCTTCACCCTTGTTATCTCTAAAGGGGCCTCTGATATGGTTGATTACAATGTTTCCAAGCTCTTTAATGTCCCCTTCCAGGTTAAAAGGATTAGCATTGCCAAAGAAGTTTCTTGGACCCCTCCCTCGGATGGGATTGTGAAGATTACTTGTGATGGATCCTCCTTTGGGCTCATTCCTTGTGGAGCGGTTGACTTTGTGATTAGGGACTCTGGTTCTAACTTTTTGGGTGCAGTGGCTAGTAATATTGGTCAGGCCTCCTCCCTTgaagctgaattttgtgcctttCTGTTAGCTATTGAAAAGGCCAAAGACATGCATCTGACTCATCTTTGGATAGAAACTGACTCTTTggctgtggtcaatgctttccATAGAGGCTCTGGTATCCCTTGGAAGTTACGTGGTAGATGGTATAACTGCTTGCACTTCTGCAAGTTGTCTGGCTGCATCTGCACTCACATTCTCAGAGAAGGTAATATGGCTGCTGATGCCCTTGCTAAGAATGGTCAAGGTCTTGCTATGTTCTCCTTTCAATGGTGGCTTGCCCCTCCTCCTTTtatttcatcctttttgttGAGGGATAGTTTAGGCTTACCTTACTCTCGTACTCATATggattgattttgtatttggttAAGGCCTCTCCTGACTCTTTCTTTCATTTgcctttatcaaaaaaaaaaaaagtgtccgAACACtgactttatatatttttaggaTTAAATTTTCATTCCGTCtgtataaatattcaaactctttgttttaatttttattaaaaatttcttattcttttagTCCCACAAAATTTATTCGTCTACTCTTCAAATTTTTCAATGAATTTTTGCATAAATATTCTTAATGAGTGAATAGCTATTTCGTATTCAAATTTGTATGTATTGGTCATTGTCATCgtcaaaatttttgaaatagCCAATACGTCTTTGAATTAGCCATCTTGTATGCGTAGAAGGacaaatttggtaaaaaaatattatttattttttgaatttttttaaacgaaAGTCATTACAAATTGTTACACTTTCAAATTGACATTCAGATTATTGGTTAAAAATCAAGTTGGTTAATGAATTATGTCACTCACTATTAAATCGATccataaattatttatctttatctATCAATCTGATCCGTGATTGATACCGTCAAATACAtgttaaaaactaaaagaatgTGTTTAAGAGACTAGCCTTTTTCCAACACTTAAGTGTTGCAACTAGTCACGATCCAAATAAGTTGTATTTTCCACTGATTATCCACGTATGCAGTTTCTTGacattcttttaattttactttcttCGTCCTAAATTATAGtcgttttggagaaaaaaaccTATCccaaattatgagttgtttttaaaatagtattAAGTGATATTTTTACTCCTATATCCtcaactatttattactcccacttctttcaattttttaatttatctttcacaTATCATTAATAaaggataattttataaaattacttAGAATTTCTCTTTTGCAGACAAACTGtgtttcttaatttgtgtgaaatGTCTAAAACATTATTTGATTTGGGACGAATGGAGTATCATTATTTGACAATATCAAGGATCAAATTGATAGATAAGATAAATAATTCAAGGATCGATTTGACAGTGTGAcaatttgtaataatttttgttttaaaaaaacaaaaaaaaaatcactttgttTGATCAAATTCCTCTCTATACACTGTACACGTGGAAGCTGACTTGAAACTCCACGTCAACGCTTAACGTGTTATATAAGCTTGAGTACCGTTAACAACGAGACTTGACGGAGAGATCAATTTGATCAATGTTTATAAAATTCAAGGATCTATTagctatttcaaaaaattcaaagatgAAATCGATTGATGGATGCAAATTTGAGAACGaaataactatttaatttattttaaatctccaaatttaaatatgaatttttaaagtcaaaatcataaaaaatatggaGAAGGTTAGAActtcacttttcttttttcttttctttcttatcCCTTCGCATCACTGTGGCCTGAAAACCGAAATTCAATGACGACGATATCGTACCTTTTTGAAGAGCTTTATATAAGCTTTGTTGAAGAGCTTACAAACATTTGATGAACTTTTTTATAAGTTCTTCtgaacagtctcacaagtgcttatgcttGTAGATAAGagcatgtttggataaacaacttatttgtagCTTATAACACAATAAATGCTTATTTACATGCTTGCATAAGCTatatttttatagcaaaagataaaacaaagttaaattgtttttgtaaatgttataagttgttttactaAGCTGTATtggagaatttatgaaaataagttgaaaaaagctgttgtcataagttctcccaaacagtttCACAAAACTAcgagtagataagctcaaataagccggTCGAAAGAGGCCTTTGTTATACCGTTGTAACTGTGTTTATCAAACGAAATATACTTCAAGGATGGTTGAAAATGCTGTCAAGGAAGGACAGAGTAGGGAAATTTTCACAAGGTAAAACTGTCTATAGCATAATGTTTAAATTCATAAGCATTATTtcgtcattttaattttttacaggAGAGTATCTGTTTCCATGAGATAATGTACTGAAGAGACGGTTGATTCTAACATGGAGAAATTTTACACGTAACGATTATCCCCAAACTTTCGGCTTAAGGTATGTTGCAGTAACAATTTTTGTGGTTTGTGTTGTTACATTGCCTGTGAAGTTAATTGAATCTGTAATTGCAAAGGAATATATATCATtgattatttatgatttttataaacattttCAAACCATAGTTTATGAGGTTATTTAAAGTAATCTAATCTCagtcataatatttttttgcaacTGATGATTGAATTCTTAATATAGTGTCATTGGTTCAATATAACACATGTGAGAATCATTCACTCAAATCTCATTGTTGATATCTCGTTTATCATATGTTCAGTTCTGCAGCGCGTACACCAAAATCACGGTGAAACACAAACTAATGTGGAAGCTTAGTTATAGAGCTTCAGTAAAATCGCGTTAGAAGCGGTCTAGGACGCGAGATTGAAGACTCGAGCGTGAATCCAAACACATGGTTAGtcagttttggaaaaagtttATGTTGAAAACTATGTTATTCTTGTAAATTATGTGATCCAGCAGttctgtttttagtttttttgtgaaaaattagACATATGGTTAGTCTATGTGTTTTACAAATCGGCATATGCGTTCCTAAAACTGTAATGCGTTAGTCAAAATGGTCCCTCTGTTACCTTCTGTTGTTAGAGGTTATGTCGTGACTCTTTGAATGGACATGTGGCCTTTAAATTCATCCATTTCATCCATAGAAACTTATGTGGCACATTAAATTCATCCATTTCACGCCAATTGTGAGTTTACAACCTCAGgattcaaaaacataaaataatatttaccaCATAAATTTTATGTACAGTTTAGTCTCCACGTGGAAGGCCATATGTTTATTTAATGTGTCACATCATAACCTATAATCGCAGAAGATAATGGATAGACTGTTTTGTCTGACAAGTTGCAGTTTAAGAGATGTATTTGCCAAATTCATGGActatttttgagttttgacaCTCACAATTTCGAGGATCAATTTGcctattttacttttattgtttattattcattgattgttttataATTAACTTGATTAAccattttatatttaactagATGAGGttgattttgatgtaaaaaaatgaatgattcaAAGTTatagtttttaaaagaattagACAACTGGTATTATTTTAACTGTTGTCAATGGAAAATTTGAATACAGGAATGGTTCTCTTAGATGTGAGAGGATACAAGTTGACTTAATGTAATAAAAAAGAGAAGGAAGGGAGAAAAAGTTAAAACTGACGACTAGTAACTGATAACCTTATTAAATGGTGAAATATCTCTACAATCTCTTAGTGTGTATCcgacataattaaataaaacaacatgTGTTATTTGAAATGGTAGCAGTCTTCAGAACCATTACCTGTGGTTCGTGAGACGGTTGATCATATGCTATTAATCTCCCTAATGAATTTCACCAACTGTGCATATTTGTTCtctgttttattcattttgttttgctATTTTCTAAATGTTAGTATTGGTACAAACACCATCACATCATCTCAATATATCAAAGACCCTGAAGCTCTAACCTCCAAAGATGGTAACTTCACCTTGGGATTCTTTAGTGCTAAAAATTCTACAAACCGCTATGTTGGAATTTGGTGGAAGTCTCAATCTACTATCATATGGGTGGCAAACAGAAACCAACCATTGAATGATACTAATGGGATTGTCACAATATCTGAAGATGGAAATCTTGTGGTATTGAATGGACAGAAACGAGTCTATTGGTCATCAAATGTTTCCAACATAGCATCCAATACCACTTCGCAGTTTTCAGACTATGGCAACCTTGTCCTTTTGGAGAGCACAACCGGAAACACCTTATGGCAGAGTATTCAGCAACCTACAGATACATTACTGCCTGGTATGAAACTTTCTGTCAACAAAAGAACAGGTATGAGTGTAAAAATGAAATCATGGAAAAATCCTTCTGACCCATCCATCGGAAACTTCTCTTCTAGTACTATTGAACGCCAACATATACACGAAGTGTTCATTTGGAATGAAACTCGAACATCCTGGCGCAGTGGTCCCTGGAATGGTGGTGTCTTCACTGGGATACAGGCAATGGCAATGgcatatttttttgattttcaaGTTGGAGATGATGGAGAAGGGAGTACTAGTATATATTACACTATACAAAATGATGTGGGATTAGTGATCTATCATTTGAATTCACATGGAGTATTAGAAGAAAAACGGTGGGATGATGAGAAGAAAGAAGTTCATGTTACATGGACAAGCCGAGATTCAGAGTGTGATGTTTATGGTATATGTGGCGCATTTGCAATCTGTAGTTCATCGACCTCACCAATATGCAGCTGTCTGAAAGGATTTGAACCTAAAAATATACGTGAATGGAAAATAAACAACTGGTCTGGTGGGTGTGTTAGGAAGACACCTTTGCAGTGCGAAAGG containing:
- the LOC25498355 gene encoding G-type lectin S-receptor-like serine/threonine-protein kinase At1g11300, producing MDFSYCAYLFSVVFILCCYLVHVSVGIDTITSSQFIKDPETLISKDGNFTFGFFSPKNSTNRYVGIWWKSQSTIIWVANRNKLLNDSNGIVTISEHGNLVVLNGQKQVVWSSNVSNITTNTSSHFSGFGNLVLLENTTGNILWQSIQQPSDTFLPNMKVSINKRTGKSLKLTSWKSPSDPSVGNFSCNSVERQNIFEVFIWNETRPCWRSGPWNRGVFTGIQTMKAAYLNSFQGEDDGEGNIVIFYTLANDREITIYHLNSQGIFEEIWWDDKNKEMKVTWKSQNTECDVYGLCGEFTSCNSLSSPVCSCLKGFEPRNTREWSRNNWTGGCVRRRPLQCERISNKTTGFFKLQMVKVPDFAEGLAVAPDKCKILCLENCSCVAYSHHDVIGCMSWTRNLLDIQQFQSGGLDLYIRLSYVEPNLYKTIFIASTVIIATLIIVICAYITWRRSSNHPANSSDNIIGEMSQDKLQELLKFDFQKVATATNNFDLSNKLGQGGFGPVYKGKLQDGREIAVKRLSRASGQGLDEFMNEIVVICKLQHRNLVRLIGCCVEGDEKMLMYEYMPNKSLDAFIFDPSKNKLLDWRTRHNIIEGIARGLLYLHRDSRLRIIHRDLKASNVLLDEELNPKISDFGMARIFGGGEDQANTRRIVGTYGYMSPEYAMQGLFSEKSDVFSFGVLLLEIVIGRRNSSFYDDEHNLSLLGFVWTQWSEDNILSLIDQEIYDHSHHNYISRCIHIGLLCAQELAKDRPAMAAVISMLNSETASLPPPSKPAFILRESMLNSKLPEECQNGCSINNVSITDISGR
- the LOC25498356 gene encoding G-type lectin S-receptor-like serine/threonine-protein kinase At1g11300 isoform X2; this translates as MLLISLMNFTNCAYLFSVLFILFCYFLNVSIGTNTITSSQYIKDPEALTSKDGNFTLGFFSAKNSTNRYVGIWWKSQSTIIWVANRNQPLNDTNGIVTISEDGNLVVLNGQKRVYWSSNVSNIASNTTSQFSDYGNLVLLESTTGNTLWQSIQQPTDTLLPGMKLSVNKRTGMSVKMKSWKNPSDPSIGNFSSSTIERQHIHEVFIWNETRTSWRSGPWNGGVFTGIQAMAMAYFFDFQVGDDGEGSTSIYYTIQNDVGLVIYHLNSHGVLEEKRWDDEKKEVHVTWTSRDSECDVYGICGAFAICSSSTSPICSCLKGFEPKNIREWKINNWSGGCVRKTPLQCERVHNKTTSTKEDGILKLQTIKVPDFAEGLIVTPDICRSLCLENCSCLAYSHDDGIGCMLWTANLLDIQQLEMGGLDLYVRIAHEKPDTDKRRNKTIIILSTVIVGSIIILICAYIIWRRTGNHPAKLWLFTKSARKKNNKAFQQFNIGGSPNVSPSDNVIGEMSQVKLQELLIFDFEKLATATNNFHLSNKLGQGGFGIVYKGKLQDGREIAVKRLSKASGQGLEEFMNEVVVLCKLQHRNLVRLLGCCTDGDEKMLMYEYMPNKSLDAFIFDPSKNKLLDWSTRCNIIEGIARGLLYLHRDSRLRIIHRDLKASNVLLDEELNPKIADFGMARIFGGGDDQWLYVS